One window of the uncultured Paludibaculum sp. genome contains the following:
- a CDS encoding DUF1501 domain-containing protein translates to MNSSRRTFLRLSTGGAISAAGLARFGLMNAYAQQATDYKALVCIFLFGGNDGHNTVVPQVSSEYNAYKSIRGSLALPGTDAKLLAVTAKDGTPYALSDGLAGIHPLWAQQKLAVVANVGNLVQPTTRTQYLSNAVALPSNLFSHSDQVLQMQTATPSGSGGTGWAGRVADSVTALNGAATFPVSISMSGPQLFCAGNAVQSASFIPGFDMEPYGMTMWPSSAATARLQGLQEVISMDSGLAVVQAANKARQDAMALSAMLKSATTGSPLATVFPGTQLGNQLKEVAKVIGLRTQTGLKRQVFFCSLGGFDTHGSQSWQHWDLLKQLGAAMNAFYMATQELGVVGQVTTFTESEFGRTLQPSGQGTDHGWGSHYLVMGGGVQGGDLYGQFPVMALGGPNDTGSRGALLPSTSLDQYGATMARWFGLDDAALDLVFPNLKNFQTRNLGFLG, encoded by the coding sequence ATGAACTCTTCCCGGCGGACGTTCCTGCGCCTTTCCACCGGTGGCGCCATCTCGGCGGCGGGCCTGGCGCGGTTTGGCCTGATGAACGCCTATGCGCAGCAGGCCACGGACTACAAGGCGCTGGTGTGCATCTTCCTGTTTGGTGGTAATGACGGGCACAACACGGTGGTGCCGCAGGTGTCGTCGGAATACAACGCCTACAAGTCGATTCGTGGGTCGTTGGCGCTGCCGGGCACCGACGCGAAGCTGCTGGCGGTGACGGCGAAGGACGGCACGCCGTACGCGCTTAGCGATGGACTCGCCGGAATCCATCCGCTGTGGGCGCAGCAGAAGCTGGCCGTGGTCGCCAATGTCGGCAACCTGGTGCAGCCCACTACGCGGACGCAGTATCTGTCGAACGCCGTGGCGCTGCCGTCGAACTTGTTCTCGCACTCCGACCAGGTGTTGCAGATGCAGACGGCGACGCCCAGCGGATCGGGCGGTACGGGTTGGGCCGGCCGTGTGGCCGACTCGGTTACGGCGCTGAATGGCGCGGCGACGTTCCCTGTGTCCATCTCGATGTCGGGGCCGCAGTTGTTTTGCGCGGGCAACGCGGTGCAGTCGGCCAGTTTCATCCCGGGTTTCGACATGGAGCCTTACGGCATGACGATGTGGCCCTCGTCCGCCGCCACCGCCCGCCTGCAGGGGTTGCAGGAGGTGATCAGCATGGATAGCGGGCTGGCCGTGGTCCAGGCGGCCAACAAGGCTCGTCAGGATGCGATGGCGCTATCGGCGATGCTCAAGAGCGCGACGACGGGCAGTCCCCTTGCGACCGTGTTTCCAGGCACGCAGCTTGGGAATCAACTGAAGGAAGTAGCCAAGGTGATCGGTCTGCGCACGCAGACGGGACTGAAGCGGCAGGTGTTCTTCTGCTCGTTGGGAGGCTTTGATACGCACGGCTCGCAGAGCTGGCAGCACTGGGATCTGTTGAAGCAGTTGGGCGCGGCGATGAACGCGTTCTACATGGCGACGCAGGAACTGGGTGTGGTGGGTCAGGTGACGACATTCACCGAGTCGGAGTTCGGCCGTACGCTGCAGCCGAGCGGACAGGGCACGGATCACGGCTGGGGCAGCCATTATCTGGTGATGGGCGGCGGCGTCCAGGGTGGCGATCTGTATGGACAGTTCCCGGTGATGGCTTTGGGCGGCCCGAACGATACGGGGTCGCGTGGTGCGTTGTTGCCCAGCACTTCGCTCGATCAATACGG
- a CDS encoding DUF1800 family protein yields MFVRIYAALSFCLLAFGPLALGQTITVYPGPANIAVGTARSLSAYVPLSPATIKWSINGVVGGSSTYGTITAAGVYTAPVVPPAANVITVAATSTAYPAIAGSAQLTITYPQPYIWSSSPSKFAAGAVSLTLNGAAFMPTTTATINNQPMTATYVSPTKLIVTGNVPASMVGTALLRVSQPAPGAVTSDPLSLTVTLSSVTVAVSPTSASVGLNGTQTFTATVGGTANTMVTWSATAGSISSSGVYTAPASLPNPAVATVKATSVADPLVSASAAVTLTQPAPTVTLTPSSASVQAGTARQFTAVINNNANQAVTWTVNNLASGNATVGTISAAGLYTAPATVPNPASVTVKATSVALPAASASAAVSITQPVPQVNLSAARLLEQAAFGPSATDLQAVTTMGVNAWLAQQLAMAETTIPVTGNINQDRAQFLWRMVHAPDQLRQRMINALAKIIVISTNKNVYSNEVAPYWQILSRNAFGNYRQLLWDITVSPQMGKYLDLANSTKPGVGNGANENYPREVMQLFSLGVVQLNQDGSTKLDGQGNPIPTYDQATVAQTARALTGWTYPTAAGAQPQATNWENFSAASMETREQNHDATAKTLVGGCAIPAGLTVAMETNAALDCIFQHPNVGPFVATRLIRDMVTSNPSPGYIQRVAQVFNDNGSGVRGDLKAVLTAILTDAEARQDVATPTSGRLKDPHFQFAEFVRALGGSVSQSNTFSYMFVDQSMSPLEPPSVFGFYPMSYRIPKSPLFGPEFQVYGPTESLVRANFFYFILTGQMGSEVSVNLAPFQSAASDIPTLIETVNNALLFGRMPQSMKNSLTTAITAMPDKTQRVLTALYLTALSGQFAVQY; encoded by the coding sequence ATGTTTGTGAGGATCTACGCCGCTCTCTCCTTTTGCCTCCTGGCATTCGGGCCCCTGGCCCTCGGTCAGACAATCACCGTCTATCCCGGACCCGCCAATATCGCGGTAGGCACCGCGCGGTCGCTTTCCGCCTATGTGCCGCTGTCCCCGGCGACGATCAAATGGTCCATTAACGGCGTCGTGGGCGGCAGCAGCACCTATGGCACCATCACCGCGGCGGGCGTTTACACGGCGCCCGTCGTGCCTCCGGCCGCCAACGTCATCACCGTCGCGGCCACGAGCACGGCGTATCCGGCCATCGCCGGGTCGGCGCAGTTGACCATCACTTACCCGCAGCCGTACATCTGGAGCAGCAGTCCCTCGAAGTTCGCGGCGGGCGCGGTGTCGCTCACCTTGAATGGCGCGGCGTTTATGCCGACGACCACGGCCACCATCAACAACCAGCCAATGACGGCGACCTACGTCTCGCCGACCAAGTTGATTGTGACGGGGAACGTGCCGGCGTCGATGGTGGGTACGGCACTGCTGCGAGTGTCGCAGCCGGCTCCGGGCGCGGTGACGAGCGACCCTCTGAGTCTGACGGTGACTTTGTCGAGCGTGACCGTAGCGGTGTCGCCCACGAGCGCCAGCGTGGGGTTGAACGGAACGCAGACGTTCACGGCGACGGTGGGTGGCACGGCCAACACGATGGTGACGTGGAGCGCGACGGCGGGGTCGATTTCGTCCAGTGGCGTGTACACGGCTCCGGCGAGTCTGCCTAACCCGGCAGTGGCGACGGTGAAGGCGACGAGTGTGGCCGACCCGCTGGTGTCCGCCTCGGCCGCCGTGACTCTGACGCAGCCGGCGCCGACTGTTACGCTGACGCCGTCCAGCGCGAGCGTACAGGCGGGCACGGCGCGGCAGTTCACGGCCGTGATCAATAACAACGCGAATCAGGCAGTGACTTGGACGGTAAACAATCTGGCGAGCGGCAACGCGACGGTGGGTACGATCTCGGCAGCCGGACTCTACACGGCGCCCGCGACTGTGCCCAATCCGGCGAGCGTGACCGTGAAGGCCACCAGTGTGGCCCTGCCCGCGGCGTCGGCCAGCGCAGCCGTCTCGATCACGCAGCCGGTACCGCAGGTGAACCTCAGCGCGGCAAGGCTCCTGGAGCAGGCTGCGTTCGGCCCTTCGGCTACGGATCTTCAGGCCGTGACGACCATGGGGGTCAACGCCTGGCTCGCTCAACAGTTGGCCATGGCCGAGACCACGATTCCGGTGACCGGCAACATCAACCAGGATCGGGCGCAGTTCCTGTGGCGGATGGTGCACGCGCCGGACCAGCTACGGCAGAGGATGATCAACGCGCTGGCGAAGATCATCGTGATCTCGACGAACAAAAACGTCTACTCGAACGAGGTTGCGCCTTACTGGCAGATCCTGAGCAGGAACGCCTTCGGCAACTACCGGCAACTGCTGTGGGACATCACAGTGAGTCCACAGATGGGCAAGTATCTCGACCTGGCGAACTCCACCAAGCCGGGTGTCGGGAATGGCGCCAACGAGAACTACCCGCGCGAAGTAATGCAGCTCTTTTCTCTCGGAGTGGTGCAGTTGAACCAGGACGGCTCGACCAAGCTTGACGGGCAGGGCAATCCCATCCCGACATACGATCAGGCTACCGTGGCGCAGACGGCGCGGGCTTTGACGGGTTGGACCTATCCCACGGCCGCCGGCGCGCAGCCGCAGGCGACGAACTGGGAGAACTTCTCGGCGGCCTCGATGGAGACGCGCGAGCAGAACCACGACGCCACGGCGAAGACTCTGGTGGGTGGCTGCGCGATTCCGGCTGGGCTCACGGTGGCGATGGAGACGAACGCGGCGCTGGATTGCATTTTCCAGCATCCGAACGTGGGGCCCTTTGTCGCTACGCGGCTCATTCGCGACATGGTCACCAGCAATCCCAGCCCCGGGTACATTCAACGCGTGGCGCAGGTGTTCAACGACAACGGCTCCGGCGTGCGGGGCGATCTGAAGGCCGTACTGACGGCAATCCTCACCGATGCCGAGGCGCGACAGGATGTGGCCACACCCACCAGCGGACGCCTGAAGGATCCGCACTTCCAGTTCGCTGAGTTTGTGCGGGCGTTGGGCGGCAGCGTGTCGCAATCGAACACGTTCAGCTACATGTTCGTCGACCAGAGCATGAGCCCGCTGGAGCCGCCCTCGGTCTTCGGGTTCTATCCCATGAGTTACCGCATTCCGAAGTCGCCGCTGTTCGGACCGGAGTTCCAGGTGTATGGCCCCACGGAGTCGCTGGTGCGGGCCAACTTCTTCTACTTCATCCTCACCGGCCAGATGGGTTCGGAGGTCTCGGTGAACCTGGCGCCGTTCCAAAGCGCGGCCAGTGACATTCCCACTCTGATTGAGACGGTGAACAACGCACTGCTATTCGGGCGCATGCCGCAATCGATGAAGAACAGCCTGACGACGGCCATCACGGCGATGCCGGACAAGACGCAAAGGGTGCTGACGGCGCTCTATCTCACCGCCCTCAGCGGGCAGTTTGCCGTGCAGTACTGA
- a CDS encoding protein kinase, whose protein sequence is MKPQNILVNMEGEPKLLDFGSAELPTTDWAGQTQIPVGLTTPQYGSPEQSTGEPITTATDVYSLGAILYELVSGERRWRTGN, encoded by the coding sequence CTGAAGCCTCAGAACATTCTCGTGAACATGGAGGGCGAGCCGAAACTGCTGGATTTCGGCAGCGCCGAGCTGCCGACCACGGATTGGGCGGGACAAACCCAGATTCCGGTCGGGCTGACGACGCCGCAGTATGGCAGCCCGGAACAGTCGACCGGGGAACCGATCACCACGGCGACCGACGTTTACTCGCTGGGCGCCATCCTCTACGAACTGGTGTCAGGCGAGCGGCGATGGAGAACTGGAAACTAG
- a CDS encoding Gfo/Idh/MocA family oxidoreductase produces the protein MSKLKVAVIGAGFMGKTHVENLRRLGFVEVAAVAGITQEEADRFAAAHYIPRATGNYKELLADQEIAGVHVCTPNALHAPVAKDALNAGKHVLCEKPLAMSAKEAKEMLDLAEKKKLCHATNHNLRYYPAVQQARAMIANGDLGDILIVQGTYSQDWLLYDTDFNWRILRKHNGPLRTMGDIGSHWMDMIQHVTGLSITAICADLKIIHKTRKQPKVAIETFAGKTLKPEDYNEVKIDTEDFGMAMLHLGENCRGAYTVSQVTAGCKNRFEWLIAGTKGSISWNQEKPDELWIGERNEPNRLLLKDGSLYYPKAASYADYPGGHSEGYDDAHKQLYKRFWSRVVDRSLPIEYPTFADGLRGMQLLEAVVESNKKKAWVKCGPAKGKK, from the coding sequence ATGAGCAAACTGAAAGTCGCAGTCATTGGCGCCGGCTTCATGGGCAAGACCCACGTGGAGAATTTGCGCCGTCTTGGGTTCGTCGAGGTCGCCGCCGTGGCCGGCATCACGCAGGAGGAAGCGGACCGCTTCGCCGCCGCGCACTACATCCCGCGAGCCACCGGTAACTACAAGGAATTGCTGGCCGATCAGGAGATCGCCGGCGTCCATGTGTGTACACCCAACGCCCTGCACGCGCCCGTTGCCAAAGACGCCCTCAACGCCGGCAAACACGTGCTGTGCGAGAAGCCCCTGGCGATGTCCGCCAAGGAAGCCAAGGAAATGCTGGACCTGGCCGAGAAGAAGAAGCTCTGCCACGCCACCAATCATAACCTGCGCTACTACCCGGCCGTTCAGCAGGCTCGGGCGATGATCGCCAACGGCGATCTCGGCGACATCCTCATCGTCCAGGGCACCTACTCGCAGGATTGGCTGCTCTACGACACCGACTTCAACTGGCGCATCCTGCGCAAGCACAATGGCCCGCTGCGCACCATGGGCGACATCGGGTCGCACTGGATGGACATGATCCAGCACGTGACCGGGCTTTCCATCACGGCCATCTGCGCCGACCTCAAGATCATCCACAAGACCCGTAAGCAGCCCAAGGTTGCGATCGAGACCTTCGCCGGCAAGACGCTGAAGCCGGAAGACTACAACGAAGTCAAGATCGACACGGAAGACTTCGGCATGGCGATGCTGCACCTGGGCGAGAACTGCCGTGGCGCTTACACCGTCAGCCAGGTGACCGCCGGCTGCAAGAACCGCTTTGAATGGCTGATCGCGGGCACCAAGGGCAGCATCAGCTGGAATCAGGAGAAGCCCGACGAGCTGTGGATTGGCGAGCGAAACGAACCCAATCGCCTGCTGCTGAAGGACGGCAGCCTGTACTATCCGAAGGCGGCCAGCTATGCCGACTACCCCGGTGGCCATAGCGAGGGCTATGACGACGCGCACAAGCAACTCTATAAGCGCTTCTGGTCGCGCGTGGTGGATCGCAGCCTGCCCATCGAATACCCGACGTTCGCGGACGGCCTGCGCGGCATGCAGCTGCTGGAAGCGGTCGTCGAAAGCAACAAGAAGAAGGCGTGGGTGAAGTGCGGTCCTGCCAAGGGAAAGAAGTAA
- a CDS encoding zinc-dependent metalloprotease: MRFLALALSLLPVLYAAPPAVPKNLRVDGFVPYYWQEAEGKLWLEVGHWGEEFLYYTSLPGGVGSNDIGLDRGQLGGTYLARWERSGNKVLLIAANTDYRANSNDAAERKAVKDSFAESVLWGFEAAVQEDGRVLVDATAFFLRDAHGVAEALQSAKQGSYHLDSSRCALYLPRTRNFPKNTEVEATITFTGGPAGRFLSSVTPTSGAVTVRMHHSFVELPDLSFQKREFDPRSGFFDMQYLDYATPVSEPVVRRFTPRHRLEKKDPAAAVSEVVKPIVYYLDPGTPEPIRGALLDGARWWSQAFEAAGFRNAFRVEMLPEGADPMDLRYNVIQWVHRSTRGWSYGSSVSDPRTGEILKGHVSLGSLRVRQDFLIAESLLAPYAAGESDPRMLEMSLARLRQLAAHEVGHTLGLGHNYIASAQGRASVMDYPHPWVTLKNGQPDLSDAYAKGIGEWDKVSIQWGYSQFAPGTDEKKALNGIIDAARQRGLTFLTDQDARPAGGAHPETHLWDNGANAVDELNRWMQVRSAALARFGENNVRTGTPLALLEDVLVPLYLSHRYQVESAVKSVGGLRYSYALRGDGQTATQIVPAAEQRRALDAVLATLKPEALTIPESILKLIPPRPAGFNSTRELFRHRTGLTFDPVAAAESAADMTIDLVVNPQRAARLVEYHSRDVALPGLEELLDRLFAATWKAAAKPGLPGEVQHAVQYAALRNVMNLAVDDDASGQVRAVALSEINKLKAWLAGRPAAPSVAFGLAEIAAFEKDPKQMRLPKAKDAPPGMPIGMACDWE, from the coding sequence ATGCGCTTTCTCGCTCTGGCCCTCAGTCTGCTCCCCGTTTTGTATGCCGCGCCGCCGGCCGTACCCAAGAACCTGCGTGTGGATGGGTTCGTTCCCTACTACTGGCAGGAAGCGGAAGGCAAGCTGTGGCTGGAAGTGGGCCACTGGGGTGAGGAGTTCCTCTACTACACGTCACTGCCAGGCGGGGTGGGGTCCAACGACATTGGCCTCGATCGCGGGCAGTTGGGCGGCACGTATCTGGCGCGGTGGGAGCGAAGCGGTAACAAGGTGCTGCTCATCGCGGCCAATACCGACTACCGCGCGAATTCGAACGATGCGGCTGAGCGCAAGGCGGTGAAAGACAGCTTCGCGGAGAGCGTCCTGTGGGGGTTTGAAGCGGCCGTGCAGGAGGATGGCCGGGTGCTGGTGGATGCCACCGCGTTCTTCCTGCGCGACGCGCATGGCGTGGCCGAGGCGCTGCAATCGGCCAAGCAGGGCTCCTATCATCTGGATTCGTCGCGCTGCGCCTTGTACCTGCCGCGCACCAGGAACTTCCCGAAGAACACCGAGGTGGAGGCCACCATCACGTTCACGGGTGGGCCGGCCGGCCGGTTCCTCAGTTCCGTCACCCCGACCTCCGGCGCGGTGACGGTGCGCATGCACCACAGTTTCGTCGAACTGCCGGACCTGAGCTTCCAGAAGCGCGAGTTCGACCCCCGCTCCGGCTTCTTCGATATGCAGTATCTGGACTACGCCACGCCTGTCAGCGAACCCGTCGTGAGGCGCTTCACGCCGCGCCACCGGTTGGAGAAGAAGGACCCCGCTGCCGCCGTCAGCGAGGTGGTGAAGCCCATCGTCTACTACCTGGATCCGGGTACGCCGGAGCCCATTCGTGGAGCCCTGCTGGACGGCGCGCGCTGGTGGAGCCAGGCGTTTGAGGCCGCGGGCTTCCGGAACGCCTTTCGCGTCGAGATGCTGCCCGAGGGGGCCGATCCGATGGATCTGCGCTACAACGTGATCCAGTGGGTGCACCGGTCGACGCGCGGCTGGTCGTATGGCTCCAGCGTCAGCGATCCACGGACGGGTGAGATCCTCAAGGGCCACGTTTCGTTGGGTTCGTTACGGGTACGGCAGGATTTCCTGATCGCTGAATCGCTGTTGGCCCCGTATGCGGCTGGGGAAAGCGATCCTCGGATGTTGGAGATGTCGCTGGCGCGTCTGCGGCAGTTGGCGGCGCATGAGGTGGGCCATACGCTCGGATTGGGGCATAACTACATCGCGTCGGCGCAGGGCCGGGCGTCCGTAATGGACTACCCGCATCCCTGGGTGACGTTGAAGAACGGCCAGCCCGACCTGAGCGATGCCTACGCGAAAGGGATCGGCGAATGGGACAAGGTTTCCATCCAGTGGGGGTATTCCCAGTTTGCTCCCGGGACGGACGAGAAGAAGGCGTTGAACGGGATCATCGACGCGGCGCGGCAGCGTGGGCTGACGTTCCTGACGGATCAGGATGCGCGGCCTGCCGGCGGCGCTCATCCCGAGACGCATCTCTGGGACAACGGCGCGAACGCGGTGGACGAACTGAATCGTTGGATGCAGGTGCGGTCGGCCGCACTGGCGCGGTTTGGGGAAAATAATGTGCGGACAGGGACCCCGCTGGCGCTGCTGGAAGACGTGCTGGTCCCTCTCTACCTTTCCCATCGTTACCAGGTGGAATCGGCTGTGAAGTCGGTTGGCGGTCTCCGCTATTCCTATGCACTTCGGGGGGATGGTCAGACCGCAACGCAGATCGTTCCGGCGGCGGAGCAGCGCCGGGCGCTGGACGCTGTGCTGGCCACGCTGAAGCCTGAGGCGCTGACGATCCCCGAGTCCATTTTGAAGCTCATTCCTCCTCGGCCAGCCGGTTTCAATTCCACACGCGAGCTGTTCCGGCACCGGACTGGGCTGACCTTTGATCCGGTGGCGGCGGCCGAGTCAGCCGCGGACATGACGATTGATCTGGTGGTGAATCCGCAGCGGGCCGCGCGGTTGGTGGAATATCACTCGCGGGACGTGGCGCTGCCAGGGTTGGAGGAGCTGCTGGATCGTCTTTTTGCCGCCACGTGGAAGGCAGCGGCCAAACCCGGACTGCCCGGGGAGGTTCAGCATGCCGTGCAGTATGCGGCGCTACGCAACGTGATGAATCTGGCGGTGGATGACGACGCATCGGGCCAGGTGCGGGCCGTCGCGCTGTCGGAAATCAACAAGTTGAAGGCATGGCTGGCCGGGCGGCCGGCCGCGCCCAGTGTCGCGTTCGGGCTGGCGGAGATTGCCGCTTTCGAAAAGGATCCGAAGCAGATGCGGCTGCCGAAGGCGAAGGACGCGCCGCCGGGCATGCCTATCGGCATGGCGTGCGACTGGGAGTGA
- a CDS encoding DUF5060 domain-containing protein → MRMLSLPLLALAAASALAQKPCGNTPVYSPCDIVLELPPAVAAKHPDPPATVELWAEFRSPEFKTYKFPAFWDGGSKMVFRVAPVEAGNYTYRLSGNIPEFDGKEDKFTAVAAPDATAFIKRANTHHWQYTEALKPHLYFGADFTDVAAVETRAKQKFTHLSLPIYSPKLDPAFFQKIDERVAAINAKGLIADLIIAPTPAEFAKIYPTWSDREHFLRYIAGRYSAYNITWDLANEWESSPNARAILKEVGVALKGLDPYGHPRSSRSAVTSAPLGPDGWMDFVMNGAPDLTVPAIEHVANTVPQVVLIDAALPEEQFRKRVWNAAMCGAYISITGNLVDGSANAKTATGWFDTMSRTRFWDIEPYFDLDGGRAVAGPETEYLVYIEDPQKVEVTVEKHGYDVYWVNPSTGEAVKEKKDWKGELYEGTPPDATRDWLLHLSRDGRKEGMLKSYKFESWPIPVQEPERSAVKAPFELVAPPSDIVLKPGEPVKFEIKLKRKTAGTRRMTYMLAGEIVPDGQGTRILATGQQGTLVVPAVMLAQAQGPMNVRLYALNAPGKLYILDYVFTVKK, encoded by the coding sequence ATGCGGATGCTCTCGCTGCCCCTTCTCGCCCTCGCCGCCGCCTCGGCCTTGGCGCAGAAGCCCTGTGGCAACACACCGGTCTATTCGCCCTGCGACATCGTTCTCGAACTGCCGCCCGCCGTGGCCGCCAAGCACCCGGATCCGCCCGCAACCGTCGAGCTCTGGGCCGAGTTCCGTTCCCCCGAATTCAAGACGTACAAATTCCCCGCGTTCTGGGACGGCGGCTCGAAGATGGTGTTCCGCGTGGCCCCCGTGGAAGCGGGCAACTACACTTACCGCCTCAGCGGCAACATCCCTGAGTTCGACGGCAAGGAAGACAAGTTCACGGCTGTCGCGGCCCCCGATGCCACCGCCTTCATCAAGCGGGCCAACACCCACCATTGGCAGTACACCGAGGCGCTCAAGCCGCATCTCTACTTCGGCGCCGATTTCACCGATGTGGCCGCCGTGGAAACCCGCGCCAAACAGAAGTTCACCCACCTCTCGCTGCCCATTTACTCGCCGAAGCTCGACCCTGCCTTCTTCCAGAAGATCGACGAACGCGTCGCCGCCATCAACGCCAAGGGCCTGATCGCCGACCTCATCATCGCCCCCACTCCGGCCGAGTTCGCGAAGATCTACCCCACCTGGAGCGACCGCGAACACTTCCTGCGCTACATCGCCGGCCGTTACAGTGCCTACAACATCACCTGGGACCTCGCCAACGAATGGGAGTCGTCGCCCAACGCCCGCGCCATCCTCAAGGAGGTGGGCGTGGCGCTCAAGGGCCTCGATCCCTATGGTCACCCGCGCTCGTCCCGCTCCGCCGTGACCTCGGCCCCCCTCGGCCCCGATGGCTGGATGGACTTCGTCATGAACGGCGCGCCCGATCTCACCGTGCCTGCCATCGAGCACGTCGCCAACACCGTACCCCAGGTCGTCCTAATCGACGCGGCGCTGCCCGAAGAGCAGTTCCGTAAGCGCGTCTGGAACGCAGCCATGTGCGGAGCCTACATCTCCATCACCGGCAATCTCGTGGACGGTTCGGCCAACGCCAAAACCGCCACAGGCTGGTTCGACACCATGTCGCGCACCCGCTTCTGGGATATCGAGCCCTACTTCGATCTCGACGGCGGCCGCGCCGTGGCCGGTCCGGAAACGGAGTATCTGGTCTACATCGAGGACCCGCAGAAGGTCGAAGTGACGGTGGAAAAGCACGGCTACGACGTCTACTGGGTGAACCCTTCCACAGGCGAGGCCGTGAAGGAGAAGAAGGATTGGAAGGGCGAACTGTACGAAGGGACACCGCCCGACGCCACCCGCGATTGGCTCCTGCACCTCTCACGCGACGGCCGCAAAGAGGGGATGTTGAAGAGCTACAAGTTCGAATCTTGGCCCATCCCGGTGCAGGAACCCGAGCGCAGTGCGGTCAAGGCGCCCTTCGAACTCGTCGCACCCCCCAGCGACATCGTGCTCAAGCCCGGCGAGCCCGTGAAGTTCGAAATCAAGCTCAAGAGGAAGACCGCCGGTACGCGCCGCATGACCTACATGCTGGCCGGCGAAATCGTGCCCGACGGCCAGGGCACGCGCATCCTCGCCACAGGCCAACAGGGCACGCTGGTAGTGCCGGCCGTCATGCTGGCCCAGGCCCAGGGGCCCATGAACGTGCGGCTGTACGCTCTGAATGCCCCCGGCAAACTCTATATTCTCGACTACGTATTTACGGTGAAGAAGTAA
- the tsaB gene encoding tRNA (adenosine(37)-N6)-threonylcarbamoyltransferase complex dimerization subunit type 1 TsaB: MPRIVAIDTASEFGSIALVEDGEVLEELILHSPDGFGHVLFPHLDRLMRRHGWKHENVAGYAAGSGPGSFTGVRVAIAAVKGLSEATGAQAAAISNLQAMSLYGTSALRAPFFDARRGEIYAALYASDQTPAGPEIVTKFQSWHEALPQSAELLTPDPAIFAVEATQTPRALAGAIGRLAASRLTDPMSLDANYVRRSDAELNWVDK, encoded by the coding sequence ATGCCGCGCATTGTGGCCATCGACACAGCCTCTGAATTTGGATCCATCGCGCTGGTGGAAGACGGAGAAGTGCTGGAGGAGTTGATCCTCCATTCGCCCGACGGCTTCGGGCACGTGCTGTTCCCGCACCTGGACCGCCTCATGCGGCGCCACGGCTGGAAGCACGAGAACGTGGCCGGCTACGCCGCGGGTTCGGGCCCGGGTTCGTTCACCGGCGTACGCGTCGCCATCGCGGCCGTTAAGGGTCTCTCCGAGGCGACCGGAGCCCAGGCCGCCGCCATCTCAAATCTACAGGCGATGTCGCTCTACGGGACGTCCGCGCTGCGGGCCCCCTTCTTCGATGCGCGCCGCGGCGAGATCTACGCGGCGCTTTACGCCAGTGACCAGACCCCGGCCGGACCGGAGATCGTGACGAAGTTCCAGTCCTGGCACGAGGCCCTTCCTCAAAGCGCGGAACTCCTCACTCCGGACCCTGCGATTTTCGCCGTCGAAGCGACGCAGACCCCCAGGGCGCTGGCAGGCGCCATCGGACGCCTGGCCGCCAGCCGCCTGACCGACCCCATGTCGCTGGACGCTAACTACGTGCGCCGCTCCGATGCGGAACTGAACTGGGTGGATAAGTAA